A part of Bosea sp. (in: a-proteobacteria) genomic DNA contains:
- a CDS encoding tyrosine-type recombinase/integrase — translation MTEAKPAMSALRRRMIDDMTLRNLSPATQRSYLHAVTKFSRHFGCSPDWLGLEDVRSFQVHLVSQGISWPALNQTVCALRFFYGVTLDRAEIPERIVYARTPRKLPAILGADEVVSFLEAVPSLKTRVALTTAYAAGLRASEAVSLKVTDIDSARMVLQVRHGKGAKDRTVMLSAALLAILRSYWRLARPGDWLFPGRGPDKPMDVQVLHAACRSAAKAAGLTKKVSVHTLRHSFATHLLESGTDIRIIQVLLGHANLSTTARYTHVATTTIARTRSPLDRLDLTVTPPV, via the coding sequence ATGACCGAAGCCAAGCCTGCGATGAGCGCCCTGCGCCGACGCATGATCGACGACATGACACTGCGCAATCTGTCTCCAGCCACACAGCGATCCTATCTGCATGCGGTGACGAAGTTCAGCCGCCATTTTGGGTGTTCGCCAGACTGGCTTGGTCTGGAGGACGTGCGTTCGTTCCAGGTGCATCTGGTCAGCCAGGGGATCTCCTGGCCCGCGTTGAACCAGACGGTCTGCGCCCTGCGTTTTTTCTACGGCGTCACACTGGACCGCGCCGAGATTCCCGAGCGCATCGTCTACGCCCGCACACCGCGCAAGCTGCCTGCGATCCTGGGGGCGGACGAGGTCGTGAGCTTCCTGGAGGCAGTACCCTCCCTGAAGACGCGCGTCGCGCTGACGACGGCTTATGCAGCGGGCCTTCGGGCCTCGGAGGCGGTGAGCCTGAAGGTTACCGACATCGACAGCGCCCGGATGGTGCTGCAGGTCCGGCACGGCAAGGGCGCGAAGGACCGCACTGTCATGCTCTCTGCCGCGCTTCTGGCGATCCTGCGCAGCTACTGGCGGCTGGCACGCCCAGGCGATTGGCTTTTCCCCGGTCGCGGCCCGGACAAGCCGATGGATGTGCAGGTTCTGCACGCGGCCTGCCGCTCGGCTGCAAAGGCGGCAGGCCTGACGAAGAAGGTCAGCGTGCATACGCTGCGCCATAGCTTCGCCACCCATCTTCTGGAGAGCGGGACCGATATCCGCATTATCCAGGTGCTGTTGGGCCACGCCAATCTGTCGACGACGGCGCGCTACACCCATGTGGCGACCACGACAATCGCCAGGACGCGAAGCCCGCTCGATCGGCTCGACCTCACCGTGACGCCTCCCGTCTGA